In a genomic window of Lacrimispora sp. BS-2:
- a CDS encoding ABC transporter permease has protein sequence MGNLKAKGQDKKGGSFNKLNAATRRAIYSLCILVGLFVLFSILQPAKFLAPANLQNLLQQIVTYTIIGCGLTFCLVCGGNDLSAGASMALSGIIMVSLLMQGLPLVVCIVLCLAMGIMTGIMNGFFIEILGVVPFVATLATQWVYRGMANVLVNGAPLYTTNIPSKAIQKQFYVLGGGRIGGDGLPYSVIITLVYALVLGIVLAKMRIGRQIYACGSNLEAAKLSGINAVKTRMFAYCISGLSAAICGILVASRLSSAQPTAGNGYEMEAIAASVLGGISILGGEGTILNTVIGALMMGVIRNGLNLNGVNSFWQQMIVGIILLIAVASQTAKKSGDLGAIKRFFGLKK, from the coding sequence ATGGGAAACTTAAAAGCAAAGGGACAGGACAAGAAAGGCGGTTCGTTCAACAAGCTAAATGCAGCCACACGCCGGGCAATCTACTCATTATGCATCCTTGTGGGACTGTTTGTGCTGTTTTCGATTCTTCAGCCTGCTAAATTTTTAGCTCCGGCCAATTTGCAGAACCTTCTGCAGCAGATCGTTACCTATACCATCATCGGCTGCGGCCTGACCTTCTGTCTGGTCTGCGGAGGAAACGATTTATCCGCCGGTGCTTCCATGGCATTGTCAGGCATTATTATGGTATCACTTCTGATGCAGGGACTGCCTCTTGTGGTATGCATCGTGCTTTGCCTGGCCATGGGTATTATGACAGGTATTATGAATGGGTTTTTTATAGAAATTCTGGGCGTTGTGCCCTTTGTTGCAACTTTGGCAACCCAGTGGGTATACCGGGGAATGGCAAACGTGCTGGTAAACGGTGCGCCCCTGTATACGACCAACATTCCTTCTAAAGCCATACAGAAACAGTTTTACGTTCTGGGCGGCGGAAGGATCGGAGGGGATGGACTTCCTTACAGCGTTATCATCACTCTGGTATATGCTTTGGTTTTAGGGATCGTTCTTGCAAAAATGCGGATTGGACGCCAGATCTATGCCTGTGGTTCCAACTTGGAGGCTGCGAAGCTTTCCGGCATTAATGCAGTAAAAACCCGTATGTTTGCATATTGTATTTCCGGTTTGTCCGCAGCGATCTGCGGAATCCTGGTTGCTTCCCGTCTTTCCAGTGCCCAGCCTACGGCAGGAAACGGATATGAGATGGAAGCCATTGCAGCGTCCGTGTTAGGAGGAATCTCTATCCTTGGCGGAGAAGGAACGATTCTTAATACAGTAATCGGAGCCTTGATGATGGGAGTAATCAGGAACGGACTGAACTTAAACGGTGTCAATTCGTTCTGGCAGCAGATGATCGTAGGTATTATCCTGCTGATCGCAGTGGCATCCCAGACGGCGAAAAAGAGCGGAGACTTAGGGGCAATCAAGCGGTTTTTTGGCTTGAAAAAATAA
- a CDS encoding ABC transporter substrate-binding protein, translated as MRKVTAVLLAAAMAVAGLTGCGSQSSSATTAAAESSQGAAAEKTEESKDSAKSEKAKSEKTIYVIVKVLGNQYWSVLQAGAEQAGKELGCNVVVVGTALESDIEGQLTLLQNAVSAQADGIVIAPLDSVSLDAPITEAYNSGIPVVLVDTVINSENYSAALLTNNVEAGKVAAEELIRRLKDQGVSETEDAQVAIQVGSTGSQTINDRVKGFNEYWKDNAPEKWQVLNNDIKVNDGDISKAVGFCQDFITTYPNLKAVFGPNNGSTVGFVTGLTETGRTDISMVGFDFSAEIETMIRSGEYDVSSVVQRQFYMGYDGVKTALELSDGNQVREKTVDTGVILVNTENVDDSEVQSIINP; from the coding sequence ATGAGAAAAGTAACGGCAGTTTTGTTGGCAGCGGCTATGGCAGTTGCCGGTCTGACCGGCTGTGGAAGCCAGTCAAGCAGCGCTACCACCGCGGCAGCAGAATCCAGCCAGGGGGCAGCTGCTGAAAAGACGGAGGAATCAAAAGATTCAGCCAAGAGCGAAAAAGCAAAGAGCGAGAAAACCATTTACGTAATTGTAAAGGTTCTTGGAAACCAGTACTGGAGCGTGCTTCAGGCCGGCGCAGAGCAGGCTGGTAAGGAGCTGGGCTGTAACGTAGTAGTAGTAGGAACCGCTCTGGAGTCAGATATTGAAGGCCAGCTTACCCTGCTGCAGAATGCAGTATCCGCACAGGCAGATGGAATCGTTATCGCTCCTCTTGACAGTGTATCTCTTGACGCCCCTATTACAGAAGCGTATAATTCAGGTATCCCTGTAGTTCTGGTGGATACGGTGATCAACAGTGAAAACTACAGCGCAGCTCTTCTGACCAACAACGTGGAAGCAGGAAAGGTTGCTGCTGAGGAACTGATCCGCAGACTGAAAGATCAGGGAGTTTCTGAAACAGAAGATGCTCAGGTCGCCATTCAGGTTGGCTCCACCGGTTCTCAGACCATCAATGACCGCGTTAAGGGCTTTAACGAGTACTGGAAGGATAATGCACCTGAAAAATGGCAGGTTTTAAACAACGATATTAAGGTGAACGATGGAGATATCAGCAAGGCAGTAGGCTTTTGCCAGGACTTTATCACCACATATCCGAACTTAAAGGCAGTGTTTGGTCCTAACAACGGTTCTACCGTAGGCTTTGTAACCGGCCTTACAGAAACCGGACGCACCGACATCTCCATGGTTGGATTTGATTTCTCTGCGGAAATTGAAACCATGATCCGCAGCGGCGAATACGATGTGTCTTCCGTAGTACAGCGTCAGTTTTACATGGGATATGACGGCGTAAAAACAGCTCTTGAGCTGTCCGATGGAAACCAGGTTAGAGAAAAGACTGTAGATACAGGCGTTATCCTGGTAAATACTGAAAATGTGGATGATTCTGAGGTACAGAGCATCATCAATCCATAA